One segment of Daphnia magna isolate NIES linkage group LG2, ASM2063170v1.1, whole genome shotgun sequence DNA contains the following:
- the LOC116918071 gene encoding LOW QUALITY PROTEIN: transcription factor GATA-4 (The sequence of the model RefSeq protein was modified relative to this genomic sequence to represent the inferred CDS: deleted 2 bases in 2 codons) — protein sequence MFHHHHQNLPSHHHGGNGGSGSNGGGGGGGGGNVSPSTADQQHHNYLAYMSGRAAVAAAAVAVAAAGSSGGLANSGSSGSSAGASSSMLTAAAAGSSGSSSTGSPSGGGVHLNGHNSGGWASADHIGSPGGSMFHPSASAYNPSVMSGRLAFSSSGSTSAAITSSSSSGGICSSASPSNAGMISSRDYNNSSAGGATASSSSTSTAVGVSAASSIHSAAYSTMSMALPAAAAAALSSTAASSGFGAYSAYHHHHHAAAAAAAAAAAAAANLSPWTRGAYHHPHDGSFHHQSFQHHSSYVEDASSYLEGRECVNCGSISTPLWRRDGTGHYLCNACGLYHKMNNGINRPLLKPPRRLSATRRLGLCCTNCGTTTTTLWRRNAEGEPVCNACGLYHKLHGVNRPLAMRKDGIQTRKRKPKSNSAAAAAAAAVAAAAAANHTNSVAAGTASMDHQHSSSIGVGIGSHHHHHPHQHNGSSSSSNHLIGGIKIDRMQSDLHSKSTERDLLSSSMNHSDAGQQQQQQQQVRLHHGHGPMSHHQHHQHPYFGAAAKSLNFPSVHHPHHQSAAGAALGVQHSHHFVSSPHHHQTYIKQEASATNHLNAFYDNFVSMTGGSGPHQTLTTKLA from the exons ATGtttcatcatcaccatcaaaACCTTCCGTCGCATCATCACGGAGGAAACGGCGGCAGCGGTAGCAACGGCGGAGGTGGAGGCGGAGGTGGAGGAAATGTGAGTCCGTCCACGGCCGATCAGCAACATCACAATTATTTGGCCTACATGAGTGGCCGGGCTGCGGTGGCCGCTGCGGCAGTTGCCGTCGCAGCCGCCGGATCGAGCGGAGGCCTCGCAAATTCTGGCTCGTCCGGTTCATCAGCTGGAGCTTCC TCCAGCATGTTGACAGCGGCTGCAGCTGGATCCAGTGGCAGTAGTAGCACCGGCAGTCCTTCCGGTGGAGGAGTTCATCTGAACGGACACAATTCGGGTGGATGGGCATCAGCTGATCATATCGGCAGTCCAGGAGGTTCCATGTTTCATCCATCAGCC TCAGCCTACAATCCGTCCGTCATGTCCGGAAGATTGGCTTTCTCGTCATCCGGTTCGACATCTGCCGCCATCACCAGCTCGTCTTCTTCCGGCGGCATTTGTTCTTCAGCATCACCATCCAACGCCGGAATGATTAGTTCACGTGATTATAACAATAGCAGTGCCGGCGGAGCAACTGCAAGTTCATCCTCAACATCGACTGCCGTCGGAGTTTCAGCCGCATCGTCCATCCATTCGGCCGCCTACTCCACCATGTCTATGGCTCTTCCGGCGGCCGCAGCCGCCGCCCTCAGTTCCACTGCAG CTTCGAGTGGCTTCGGCGCCTATTCGGCTTACCATCACCATCACCATGCAGCGGCTGCGGCTGCGGCCgctgctgccgccgccgccgccaaCCTGTCGCCCTGGACTCGAGGAGCCTACCACCATCCGCACGACGGTTCGTTTCACCACCAGAGCTTCCAGCACCACTCCTCTTACG TGGAAGATGCTTCTAGTTATCTGGAAGGCCGCGAATGCGTCAATTGCGGCTCGATTTCGACGCCGTTGTGGCGTCGCGACGGCACTGGCCACTACTTGTGCAACGCTTGCGGACTCTACCACAAGATGAACAATGGCATCAACCGACCTCTACTGAAGCCTCCGCGTCGACTG AGTGCCACCAGGCGCTTGGGTCTATGCTGTACCAATTGCGGCACAACGACAACGACTTTATGGCGCCGCAACGCGGAAGGTGAGCCCGTCTGCAACGCTTGCGGACTGTATCACAAACTGCACGGCGTTAATCGGCCGCTAGCCATGCGAAAAGATGGCATTCAAACGCGCAAGCGCAAACCCAAGAGCAACTCTgcggcggcggcagcagcGGCGGCTGttgcggcggcggcggcagccAATCACACGAATTCGGTAGCTGCAGGAACGGCCTCAATGGACCATCAGCACTCCAGTAGCATTGGCGTTGGCATCGGCTCACATCATCACCACCATCCCCATCAGCACAACGGTTCCTCGTCGTCTTCAAATCATCTGATCGGCGGCATCAAAATCGACCGGATGCAATCGGACTTGCATTCGAAATCAACAGAGCGAG ATTTACTGTCTTCCTCGATGAACCACAGTGATGCCggtcagcaacaacagcaacaacaacaggtCCGGCTTCACCACGGCCACGGACCGATGAGTCACCACCAACACCACCAACACCCCTATTTTGGGGCGGCGGCGAAGAGCTTGAATTTTCCGTCTGTGCACCATCCGCATCATCAGTCGGCTGCTGGAGCGGCACTAGGTGTCCAGCATTCGCATCACTTTGTTTCGTCGCCGCATCACCATCAAACGTACATCAAACAGGAAGCCAGTGCCACAAACCATCTCAATGCTTTCTACGACAACTTTGTGAGCATGACCGGCGGTTCGGGTCCACATCAAACGCTGACGACAAAATTGGCTTAA
- the LOC116918078 gene encoding estradiol 17-beta-dehydrogenase 8, translating into MASPIGLLSGRLALVTGGGSGIGRAVCHVLAREGARVVVADLNSIAAEETKKHLDDIGGRYEHLALPVDVSVGRSVQSLIVDIRGKFNAAPSIVVNSAGITRDNFLLKMDENSWNAVMNVNLKGTFLVTQAAAAAMLDDKVPKSSIINIASIIGKTGNVGQCNYAASKAGVEAFTRSVSKELAKYNIRCNAVLPGFIETPMVQSVPDKVKEKFKALIPFGRMGLPEEVAEVVLFLASDRSSYVTGNCIEVSGGLAT; encoded by the exons ATGGCCTCTCCGATTGGATTGCTGTCAGGCAGACTTGCGCTTGTCACTG GAGGTGGAAGTGGTATTGGAAGGGCTGTTTGCCATGTATTAGCTAGAGAAGGTGCTAGGGTGGTTGTGGCTGACCTAAATTCAATTGCGGCAGAGGAAACTAAGAAGCATCTTGATGACATAG GTGGTCGATATGAACACTTGGCCCTCCCTGTGGATGTCTCA GTAGGCAGATCAGTTCAGTCACTTATTGTAGATATCAGAGGAAAGTTCAATGCAGCACCTTCCATAGTTGTTAATTCAGCTGGAATCACAAGAGATAACTTCTTGCTCAAAATGGATGAAAACAGCTGGAATGCTGTGATGAATGTTAACCTTAAG GGTACATTTCTTGTCACACAAGCTGCAGCAGCTGCCATGTTAGATGATAAAGTTCCCAAAAGCAGTATCATCAACATTGCCTCAATTATTGGCAAAACAGGAAACGTCGGCCAGTGCAACTATGCTGCTAGCAAAGCGGGGGTTGAAGCTTTTACAAGATCTGTATCCAAAGAATTGGCAAA GTACAACATAAGATGTAACGCCGTTTTACCTGGTTTCATCGAAACGCCAATGGTCCAATCTGTCCCTGATAAAGtgaaagaaaagtttaaaGCTTTGATTCCGTTCGGGCGTATGGGTCTACCTGAAG agGTAGCAGAAGTGGTACTATTCTTGGCTTCAGATAGAAGTAGCTACGTCACCGGTAATTGCATCGAAGTATCTGGAGGATTAGCAACATAA
- the LOC116918077 gene encoding C-type lectin domain family 4 member K isoform X2, producing the protein MGSELRRWTFVALVIFSLLFNPTSATEKEKLLAWIQEHSDMFVMLKHWNDLPLISTAWKRLKTTPQVQEDRKNFIKSVESFLELFGDDLKIKVDSNSSQNVQIPKVNATMEVALPHENSTSGSELKDNTVTSVDANQSVGLKNETDTSRATHFDIEPLKYENVTEITISKNVSLNSCTCNDSQQFDQTSFLRDYEDEKRWMRSQLIPLNYLFEKLKTVEDSFTNLQRVDCTNVIKKDETNSNTTSSADAGAGNPDLNQVLLRLENLEKLSKTYSKEYENLTAAITLIQQTTKATNENVELLSSRVSELADSKTALAERNNTEDVEYCPEHLDERVPCAEVGNSCYCFSKLQKNWTSAQEFCRKNDMFLLSLETQNETDFINNYIQNSGLPKDFYWTSGSDEANEGQWIWTSTLENVTVTNWRNNQPDGGKKENCLYLHSRDDFKWGDWMCNLSQYFICEW; encoded by the exons ATGGGTAGTGAATTACGCAGATGGACATTCGTTGCACTAGTTATTTTTAGTTTACTTTTCAATCCTACATCtgcaactgaaaaagaaaagttactGGCGTGGATTCAAGAGCACAGTGATATGTTTGTTATGCTGAAGCACTGGAATGATTTACCTCTAATATCCACTGCATGGAAACGACTAAAGACGACTCCTCAGGTGCAGGAGGACCGTAAAAATTTCATAAAATCCGTTGAAAGTTTTCTTGAGCTTTTCGGAgatgatttaaaaattaagGTTGACAGCAACAGTTCACAAAATGTTCAAATACCTAAAGTCAATGCAACTATGGAAGTGGCCTTGCCGCACGAAAACTCAACGTCCGGATCTGAGCTGAAAGATAACACAGTGACATCAGTAGACGCGAATCAAAGCGTTggtttaaaaaacgaaacagacACCAGTCGAGCAACACATTTTGATATAGAACCtttaaaatatgaaaatgTCACAGAAATAACTATCAGCAAAAATGTTTCCTTAAATTCGTGCACCTGCAATG ATTCTCAACAATTTGATCAAACATCTTTCTTACGGGATTACGAGGACGAGAAACGTTGGATGCGAAGTCAGCTAATTCCATTGAACTATCTGTTTGAAAAACTTAAAACAGTCGAAGACAGTTTTACGAATTTACAG cGAGTCGACTGCACAAACGTGATAAAGAAGGATGAGACAAATAGCAATACAACCTCAAGCGCTGATGCCGGGGCAGGTAATCCAGATCTCAATCAAGTTCTTTTGCGGCTTGAGAACCTTGAAAAGCTAAGCAAG ACATATTCTAAGGAATATGAAAATCTCACTGCAGCAATCACGTTAATCCAACAGACCACTAAGGCAACAAACGAGAATGTTGAATTGCTTTCAAGCCGCG TGTCGGAACTTGCAGATTCCAAGACTGCATTAGCCGAGCGCAATAACACGGAAGACGTAG aaTACTGTCCAGAACATTTAGATGAACGGGTTCCTTGCGCCGAAGTTGGCAATTCTTGCTACTGTTTTTCCAAGTTACAG AAAAATTGGACATCCGCGCAAGAATTTTGTCGAAAAAATGACATGTTCCTGTTGAGCCTTGAAACGCAGAACGAAACTGATTTCATAAACAACTACATTCAAaattcag GGTTGCCAAAAGATTTTTACTGGACATCTGGAAGCGATGAAGCTAATGAAGGTCAATGGATTTGGACTTCAACGCTAGAAAATGTGACAGTCACGAACTGGAGAAACAACCAGCCAGatggtggaaaaaaagaaaactgtctATACCTTCATAGTCGAGATGATTTCAAGTGGGGAGACTGGATGTGCAATTTATCTCAGTATTTCATTTGCGAATGGTAG
- the LOC116918077 gene encoding uncharacterized protein LOC116918077 isoform X1 translates to MGSELRRWTFVALVIFSLLFNPTSATEKEKLLAWIQEHSDMFVMLKHWNDLPLISTAWKRLKTTPQVQEDRKNFIKSVESFLELFGDDLKIKVDSNSSQNVQIPKVNATMEVALPHENSTSGSELKDNTVTSVDANQSVGLKNETDTSRATHFDIEPLKYENVTEITISKNVSLNSCTCNDSQQFDQTSFLRDYEDEKRWMRSQLIPLNYLFEKLKTVEDSFTNLQRVDCTNVIKKDETNSNTTSSADAGAGNPDLNQVLLRLENLEKLSKTYSKEYENLTAAITLIQQTTKATNENVELLSSRVSELADSKTALAERNNTEDVEYCPEHLDERVPCAEVGNSCYCFSKLQVTNLGTLRTLFCYAAFSQFSQKNWTSAQEFCRKNDMFLLSLETQNETDFINNYIQNSGLPKDFYWTSGSDEANEGQWIWTSTLENVTVTNWRNNQPDGGKKENCLYLHSRDDFKWGDWMCNLSQYFICEW, encoded by the exons ATGGGTAGTGAATTACGCAGATGGACATTCGTTGCACTAGTTATTTTTAGTTTACTTTTCAATCCTACATCtgcaactgaaaaagaaaagttactGGCGTGGATTCAAGAGCACAGTGATATGTTTGTTATGCTGAAGCACTGGAATGATTTACCTCTAATATCCACTGCATGGAAACGACTAAAGACGACTCCTCAGGTGCAGGAGGACCGTAAAAATTTCATAAAATCCGTTGAAAGTTTTCTTGAGCTTTTCGGAgatgatttaaaaattaagGTTGACAGCAACAGTTCACAAAATGTTCAAATACCTAAAGTCAATGCAACTATGGAAGTGGCCTTGCCGCACGAAAACTCAACGTCCGGATCTGAGCTGAAAGATAACACAGTGACATCAGTAGACGCGAATCAAAGCGTTggtttaaaaaacgaaacagacACCAGTCGAGCAACACATTTTGATATAGAACCtttaaaatatgaaaatgTCACAGAAATAACTATCAGCAAAAATGTTTCCTTAAATTCGTGCACCTGCAATG ATTCTCAACAATTTGATCAAACATCTTTCTTACGGGATTACGAGGACGAGAAACGTTGGATGCGAAGTCAGCTAATTCCATTGAACTATCTGTTTGAAAAACTTAAAACAGTCGAAGACAGTTTTACGAATTTACAG cGAGTCGACTGCACAAACGTGATAAAGAAGGATGAGACAAATAGCAATACAACCTCAAGCGCTGATGCCGGGGCAGGTAATCCAGATCTCAATCAAGTTCTTTTGCGGCTTGAGAACCTTGAAAAGCTAAGCAAG ACATATTCTAAGGAATATGAAAATCTCACTGCAGCAATCACGTTAATCCAACAGACCACTAAGGCAACAAACGAGAATGTTGAATTGCTTTCAAGCCGCG TGTCGGAACTTGCAGATTCCAAGACTGCATTAGCCGAGCGCAATAACACGGAAGACGTAG aaTACTGTCCAGAACATTTAGATGAACGGGTTCCTTGCGCCGAAGTTGGCAATTCTTGCTACTGTTTTTCCAAGTTACAGGTAACAAATCTTGGTACACTCCGCACACTTTTTTGTTACGCAGCGTTTTCTCAATTTTCTCAGAAAAATTGGACATCCGCGCAAGAATTTTGTCGAAAAAATGACATGTTCCTGTTGAGCCTTGAAACGCAGAACGAAACTGATTTCATAAACAACTACATTCAAaattcag GGTTGCCAAAAGATTTTTACTGGACATCTGGAAGCGATGAAGCTAATGAAGGTCAATGGATTTGGACTTCAACGCTAGAAAATGTGACAGTCACGAACTGGAGAAACAACCAGCCAGatggtggaaaaaaagaaaactgtctATACCTTCATAGTCGAGATGATTTCAAGTGGGGAGACTGGATGTGCAATTTATCTCAGTATTTCATTTGCGAATGGTAG